Below is a window of Mesoaciditoga lauensis cd-1655R = DSM 25116 DNA.
TCCATGAATTGAAGTATGTATTCCATCCTTGAGGATGTTATGAGTTCAGTAGAGATGGCGTTGGCTGAAAGAGTGCGAGAAATGGAAGACTGACAAATATGGATGTATTTTGAAATGTTCGATTCGTTGACATGCTTTGGCATAGACAAGCCAAGAGTATAAGCCATAATTCTGAGACGTTGGTCTTTTCTTGAAAACATATTTGGCTTTAGGATAGAAGACAGAATTTGTGGTATATTTGTTGTGGGCATGGAATCACTCCTTTGAGTTTGTTTGTCCACAACGATTATAGGAGGATTTCATGCCTTTTTCAATGACCTTGTTATCCAATATTTATCTCTTTAACCCGACTTGCATAATTTGAGAATAATATTCCATTTTTTAGTAGGGTCTTCACTATTTCTTTCGTGTAAAGAATAGTTTGTATAATTTTTCTATCTCTTCAGATTCTGGCATAGAAGGAGCTGTTCCACTTTTGGTTGTAGATAAGGCTGCTCCAACAATGGCATGTTCGATTGAATTTTTCAAAGAAAAGCCTTTTGCAATATAAGCAGAAAATATACCTGCAAAAGCATCACCTGCGCCTGTGCTATCAACAGAATTAACTTTTATTGCCGGAATTAAATTCTTACAAATTTTGGAGCAGTAAATTCCTTTTTCTCCTAATGTGATAATGACTGTTGAAACCAAATTTTCTAGCTTTTTTGATGCTTTCCTAATATTGTTCATTTCAAAGTTTGATATATCAATTCCCGTCATTTGAGATGCTTCTATTTCATTTAAAATAATTACATCAACTAGTTTGAGTATATTGGAATCTATTTTCCTCATAGGAGCCGCATTTAATACAATCATCATTTTCTTAGA
It encodes the following:
- a CDS encoding ribokinase codes for the protein MSEIVVFGSYVMDLTCFSPKIPRVGETVFSNQFKMGPGGKGFNQAVAAQKAGARVKFMTKIGKGLFNNYVKESFRRFGLSTEYLLETEKFSTGVALIIVDVKNTHNIIAVSPEACDHMTANEVEEFNTIFNNSKLLLTQLESNLEATYKAIQIAHSKKMMIVLNAAPMRKIDSNILKLVDVIILNEIEASQMTGIDISNFEMNNIRKASKKLENLVSTVIITLGEKGIYCSKICKNLIPAIKVNSVDSTGAGDAFAGIFSAYIAKGFSLKNSIEHAIVGAALSTTKSGTAPSMPESEEIEKLYKLFFTRKK